From the genome of Leptolyngbya iicbica LK, one region includes:
- a CDS encoding DUF2231 domain-containing protein, with protein MLDNLLPPLNSHNLPYPDTIHPIVVHFVIAMVLFAIVCDAIGFFTKNPRLLEVGWWNIFAATTWIFVAVIFGQIEAGLALPYSAAVGDLNLHTLIGWSLSGILSVITGWRYIIRLRSKDSLPVAYVGFNGVLLALVLFQIYLGDKLVWVYGLHSEPVVEATRGGVL; from the coding sequence GTGCTCGACAATTTACTCCCACCCCTCAACAGTCACAATCTGCCTTACCCCGACACGATTCACCCCATCGTGGTGCATTTTGTGATTGCGATGGTGTTGTTTGCCATTGTGTGTGATGCCATTGGCTTTTTTACAAAAAATCCGCGCCTGCTAGAAGTGGGTTGGTGGAATATCTTCGCCGCCACCACCTGGATTTTTGTGGCCGTGATCTTTGGTCAAATTGAAGCGGGGTTGGCATTACCGTATTCAGCGGCGGTCGGTGATTTGAACCTGCACACGTTGATCGGCTGGTCGCTCTCAGGAATTTTGTCCGTCATTACGGGCTGGCGCTACATCATCCGGCTCCGCAGCAAAGATTCGCTCCCGGTCGCCTACGTCGGCTTCAACGGCGTTTTACTCGCCTTGGTGCTGTTCCAGATTTACCTCGGCGATAAGTTGGTCTGGGTTTATGGCCTGCATAGTGAACCGGTCGTTGAGGCGACGCGGGGAGGGGTGCTGTGA
- a CDS encoding DUF2231 domain-containing protein → MNCLLSGPTAIAAANGLPYSIPIHPNLVHLTLGLFILAIAFDIVAALYPLEKPIFKFLAIPVQSSNLYDVGWFNMLAAAIITFFTVAAGFYEIILAQPPMDVVSPWGLGAMDTMIWHGVGGVVLLGLIVGMTIWRGFQRYVWRADRARQVQWSYLLAGLGIFVLMFLQGTLGAHLGGDFGVHVTADRLLYEGLDPNTQLLNVLIKF, encoded by the coding sequence ATGAACTGTTTACTCTCTGGGCCAACGGCGATCGCGGCGGCTAATGGCTTGCCCTACAGCATTCCGATTCACCCCAATCTGGTGCATTTGACGCTGGGATTGTTTATTTTGGCGATCGCCTTCGATATTGTGGCGGCCCTGTACCCGCTAGAAAAGCCCATCTTTAAGTTCTTGGCGATTCCCGTCCAAAGTTCCAATTTGTATGACGTGGGCTGGTTCAACATGTTGGCCGCGGCCATCATCACGTTTTTTACCGTTGCTGCGGGCTTTTACGAAATCATCTTGGCGCAGCCGCCGATGGATGTCGTGAGTCCCTGGGGCTTGGGCGCGATGGATACGATGATCTGGCACGGCGTCGGCGGCGTGGTGCTGCTCGGTTTGATTGTCGGGATGACGATTTGGCGTGGCTTTCAGCGCTATGTGTGGCGAGCTGATCGGGCGCGACAGGTGCAATGGAGCTATCTGCTAGCCGGGCTGGGCATCTTTGTGCTGATGTTTTTGCAAGGCACGTTAGGCGCGCACTTGGGCGGCGACTTTGGCGTTCATGTGACCGCCGATCGCTTGCTGTATGAGGGGCTCGACCCGAATACCCAGCTGCTGAATGTTCTGATCAAGTTTTGA
- a CDS encoding cytochrome c oxidase subunit II, protein MFYQRWFKQRWILVVIGLAIADTLLSIWIGQQSYRWLPPQASAESMLVDDLFCLMTTIGSLIFFGVVGTLIYSMIFQRAPKYDTSDGPPIEGNLKLEVIWTVVPSIVIVGVAFASYQTYDGMKILGDIGPKALGMATANAAPMTTEVVKTDPIEVRARQWAWEFYYPEQAVSSTELHLPVNQRANLKLSSEDVLHGFFVPAFRIKQDIIPGREIDFEFTPIREGRYRLRDSDYSGTYFAANQSVVVVESEADYQDWLAIAAAQSPTPAQNRAYREYQRSRQNPNGGGWATVEPAAPPVVNYASSDEESYE, encoded by the coding sequence ATGTTTTATCAACGCTGGTTTAAACAACGTTGGATTTTGGTCGTGATCGGGTTGGCGATCGCCGACACCCTGCTCAGCATTTGGATTGGTCAGCAGTCTTATCGCTGGCTACCCCCCCAAGCCTCCGCCGAGTCGATGCTGGTGGATGACCTGTTTTGTCTGATGACCACCATCGGCAGCCTGATCTTTTTTGGCGTCGTCGGTACGCTGATCTACTCCATGATTTTTCAGCGGGCCCCCAAGTACGACACCAGTGATGGCCCGCCGATTGAGGGCAACCTCAAACTCGAAGTCATCTGGACGGTCGTTCCCTCCATCGTGATCGTCGGGGTGGCGTTTGCCAGTTACCAGACCTACGACGGCATGAAAATTTTGGGCGACATCGGCCCCAAGGCGTTGGGCATGGCGACGGCCAATGCGGCTCCCATGACCACTGAGGTGGTCAAAACCGACCCGATTGAAGTGCGAGCGCGGCAGTGGGCCTGGGAATTTTACTACCCCGAGCAAGCGGTCAGCAGCACCGAACTCCATTTGCCGGTGAACCAGCGGGCGAACCTGAAGCTGTCATCGGAAGATGTGCTGCACGGCTTCTTTGTCCCGGCCTTTCGCATCAAGCAGGACATCATTCCCGGGCGCGAGATCGACTTCGAATTTACCCCCATTCGCGAAGGGCGCTATCGGCTGCGGGACTCTGACTACAGCGGCACCTACTTTGCCGCGAATCAATCCGTCGTAGTGGTCGAGTCGGAGGCCGATTATCAAGATTGGCTGGCGATTGCTGCAGCCCAATCGCCCACTCCGGCCCAAAACCGCGCCTATCGGGAATATCAGCGATCGCGCCAAAATCCCAACGGTGGAGGTTGGGCCACAGTCGAACCTGCCGCTCCGCCCGTTGTCAATTACGCCAGTTCAGACGAGGAATCTTATGAGTAA